The Oceanispirochaeta sp. genome includes a region encoding these proteins:
- a CDS encoding sugar phosphate isomerase/epimerase, producing the protein MIGARGHDIAAMCAGKLAEAMKTRGFSAVQLVPYRGIPGIGDAPGQITPALARGIRQEFESRGIHIALMGCYFNMLEPEGPCLRANVERFSEYLRYAADFGCRLVGTETGSYNKDMSFHPDNHGEKAYQRVLKIFRELLPEAQNHGSIIAIEGLYNYAISTPPRLKRLLDDLDSSNVQVIFDPVNLLHERNALNSRELVQEAFDLFGDRILVIHAKDFILEDGKIRTVPLGEGLLNYDHLLTLASEHKPYIDVIIEDLRGDELDRSRRFLEEKMKAVGMPVLY; encoded by the coding sequence ATGATCGGAGCAAGAGGACATGATATAGCTGCCATGTGCGCAGGAAAACTGGCAGAAGCTATGAAGACAAGGGGATTTTCCGCAGTACAACTGGTTCCTTACCGGGGAATCCCGGGAATTGGTGACGCTCCCGGCCAGATAACACCGGCTCTGGCCAGAGGAATCAGGCAGGAATTCGAATCCCGCGGCATTCATATTGCGTTGATGGGATGTTATTTCAATATGCTTGAACCGGAGGGACCCTGTTTGAGGGCGAATGTGGAACGATTTTCTGAATACCTGCGTTATGCAGCGGATTTCGGTTGCCGATTGGTAGGAACCGAGACGGGTTCCTATAATAAAGATATGTCATTTCACCCGGACAATCACGGGGAAAAAGCTTATCAGAGAGTATTAAAGATTTTCAGAGAATTGCTGCCGGAGGCTCAGAACCATGGATCAATTATTGCTATAGAAGGCCTTTACAATTATGCAATTTCAACACCGCCACGGCTGAAACGTCTATTGGATGATCTGGATTCCAGCAATGTACAGGTTATTTTTGATCCTGTGAATCTTCTTCATGAGAGAAACGCACTCAATTCCAGAGAGCTTGTACAAGAAGCCTTTGATTTATTCGGAGACAGGATTCTTGTGATCCATGCCAAAGACTTTATTCTGGAGGATGGAAAGATCCGGACTGTCCCTTTGGGTGAAGGCTTGCTGAATTATGATCATCTGTTAACTCTGGCATCAGAACATAAACCCTATATTGATGTCATTATTGAAGATCTCAGGGGAGATGAACTTGATCGAAGCCGGCGTTTTCTTGAAGAGAAAATGAAAGCTGTCGGAATGCCGGTTTTATACTGA